AAAGGGTGATATTTCTCCACCAGAACTGATTGCTGGCAGCACGGAGAAAGATTTAAAACTGCATTCTGTAAAATACTGAacacataataaataacaagCTCATAAAATAGGCACTACCTCACTACCCAGTATAGTGTATAGCTAAAAGCTCCAGCTCCACCAACTACAACAGTAGAATTCAGTAATATGAAGGAGGAATATGACTGGCCTACTTTTACAGTTGATATTTTAAGTACACTGTACAATTTCAATGCACAGCTTACACCTGATATACCTTATACACAGCATTTGAGTGTTTACTGCAGCCTAAAGGATCTAAAAACTTCCTCCAGCACTCCTCCACACACTCTCCTCACAGTGTCACGGCATAATGTTGTTACCTAAGTTAGTTCCTTCTGGAGATAAGTCCGGTGCCAGCACCTTAATGCGTAACTGTAACCACCTCACTAAAACAAGTTTATCCTACAGCTCGTAGCCTCGATCGTTACTCTCATTCCGTGTTTCGtgctttaaaatgacacatgcaTATCTATTCAAGCATTGTGTTTAATATTACCTCAGCAGTTTTAAGTGAGAGCACTAATGATCGTATAAGAAGAAGCaacttctgtgtggacagaACTGCTCTAAGTAGTTTAGTTCTGCTCTGTAGCTTCTTCACACAGATTTACAGAGGTAAATCCCCGACAGAGCCAGTACAACCTGCTGAGGTTTAACATGTAGCACATTACTGaatggaaatgtaaaagaaaatattttcccAACTGGGAACataagaatattttaaaaggTTACACCAACCTACTGTAAAGCTTTTTGGTTAAAACTACTTTTATACTTATAAAACCTGTATATAGATGATGTTgtactgtttaatttaatttaattatcatCTGGTTATTAGATGCCCCCCTATGTAACCATCTGTGTAACATTTCATCTCTTACCTCTGTACCCTATGCAATATGTTGAttcagtcagagaaagaaaaaaagatgcagctgcATATTTCATGTGAAATTCAACTATTAAGTTCATTTCATTATAACAGGTTTTGGACATGGCTGCTGCAGCGTTGAGGAAGTGACCTTACCTTCTTTCTCATGGTTGTGGTTTTTCTCCTCAGCTCACTCACCCACTGCTCAGCTCGTGCTGCATCTTAAGATGCACCGAGGTAATccacctgctgtgtgtgtgtgtgtgtgtgtgtgtgtgtgcttggctTGACACAGCTAAATCCTCTTTCACCTTCTAGTGTTAGAAATTTGAATTTTGTTGTACAATTCACTTGAATTATTACTTTTTAGCCCAAACAGTGGATGATTCATAATTTGAGGTGACTATTCAACTATTTCAGCAATTCTAAAATCAATGAACATGtttacatattaatattatatcCCAAATTAATTATCATCAGACAAAATCATTTCTATcgattttattcatttctagACTTCTggatttaaaacacaacaaccttaTTGTTCATTACACACTCATGCAGTTCATGAGAATAAAAGAAAGTcccataaaaaaacactgtgtggatgtgtatCTTGTGCTGTTTCATAACTTATGACACTCAAGTTAACTTCACTTTCTTTGTTGGTCTatacacaatgaaaaacaagtgAACATGGCATATCAtgtgatattttacattaaatgctGAAATCTTTGAGTAATAAACATTATTGAATATTTAGACTAAATTAGTGTATTCGACTTTCCATCACTTTCCAGATTCCTTAAACGTATCTTCTAAAAAAGGATTAATGGAAGTAAAGTGAACTAGGAGAATCCACAATTGACAGTAACCTGACGGAGGTTTGCTCAGGAGTAGTTCACACCATCACCTGGCTCTGTGTGAATGACAGTAACAGTCTGTCCACCCCATCTCCTCACACACATCCATCTACAGGCTCCTGCAGGCAGGTTTTACACTGTTGACTTCATTAATGGGAGAAGATAGTGCAGGGCTGTTTGCTTTATCCACACAGAGGAGTGAGGCGTGGAAATACTAGCAGAGCAACCACAATCTGATTACTCAACTGCTCGTTACCTGCATActctaaatacaaaaataaaaacattagtgGTGGTGATGCTGAGGATAGGTGTGGTGTTCATGATGACTGGCAGGAGGAGATTTCCGAGTTGTATCCGGATGAGGCTCAGACTCTTCCCTGTGACTGGTATCATGGTGATGGTGACGATGTTGATGAAGATTATGGATGTGGGAATGAGTTCCCGGTGCTATCTCTACCTCTTTAGTGTCCGGTTGAATCGTGGATGACGTAGTTGTTTGGTTAACGCTCTGCAGTGCTGTGCTGTTCTTGTCATATGATGAAGTCGAATTTGCCTGGGAAAGATGTGACGGCAGTTAGGACAAGTTGCTCTTGatttaaagcagcagtgatTGCGTTCATctggccacttgggggcagcaaAATGAGCTTTTCCAAGACACAGCCGCCTCACCACAGTTTTTCCAGAAACTGCTTTGCCCAGTTCTCTGTTGATAAGCCTCTTTTGGTGTATGTTAAACACCTTTATCTGATCCCTTACTAATATAAACAGCTGTAATTGGAAGGGTTATgccattttatttaatcaattgaAAATCATTTCTAAAGATGTATGTTACTATCCACAGAAACTTGTCCATGTGTGCAAGCATTTGcatttgcgtgtgtgtgtgtgtgtgtgtgtgtgtttatgtgctacATGTGTGACTACTTACAGAGCAATTGCAGATGTTTTTCTGATAAGTAGCTCGGATTGCAGCTTCTACATAGGGCTGACTCAGATAGCTGTATGGTAGCACGATGTGGAAGGTCAGAAGACCACACCTagacaaatagaaataaaaaaagttatgcttttttaaatttttataataCATTCATTTGCTTAAACTGGCCGTGGACATTGAAGATAAGTATTATTAATTTGGAGCAATTTCAAAAACCGTGACAATTGAGCCTAAAAAAACTGGGAACTCTATTTTATGCATTTCAACTGCTTAAAACGTTGCAGGGGTTATTTCTGGGATTCTTTTTTAGTGTTAAAAGTATCCAAATTTGATCTTACCTATCATAGACCAGGAAGTCATCTTTGTCACCATCCAGAACCTCCCACACATCCTTTTGAAAGATGGCCTGCTGGTACACAGGAACATCCGAGGGGGCCCTTTTCTTCAGCTCCCAGTACATTGCTCTGGAATGAGCCTCTCGCTCATTTACTATCATGAAAGCCACCTCTGTCATGTTACTGCGGTCCAGTCTGTCACGCAGGTCTTTCATGCTGCAGAGGGACAGACGCAGACAGAGAGAAACGAATCATTTTACCTCACTGCGGATGCACACAACTTGACAAGTCTCTGAAAAACAGCTCTTAAATGAAACTAGTGGACATGTAGTTCTTCAAAATAACGTTATCCACTCCACCAATTAACTTATGCATTGTGCAGTGTCAATCAGTTTGCCCAATGAAATGCTAAATGCCCAACAAGCTGCCATGTTGCAATCAATTTGTCGGTCTTAACAGTGGGTGCTACTAGAAGTTTTCACCAGAAAGTTCCTGGTACATTTTCTGTTatagttactgtatatgtgcacagGCCTTTAAAGTTCCTGAGCTGCCAAGATGTAATACTCCCTGATCAGGGACTTTTTAAGGAGGTAGAACTACAGCCCAGGAACTAGATTTAGACTCTGGCTCCTCTGGTGGAAATGGATCAGGAAAACTGCAGTGGAAACGACCCTAGCCTAAAACAcaatatagaaatataaaacaatatgacGGATGGGTAAGAGAGAAAATGGATCTTTGATTTTCCTATCCAGATGTGCCAAAATGTCTTGTTTAAATGAGTGCTGTGACCAAATCTTTATAATGCCTCAGGATattgtgtgatgtgtgtgcatCTAACTACTATATAGATACATGAAATCTTTTTACCTGGCAGCCTGCATGAGACAGAAATGTCAGCTGGCCTTCAGTAGGGCCACCACGACCACATTTCCCAGCACCTCGTTCATGGGTGCCCTTCCTCTGATCTCCCAGTGTGGGGCAGGTTTGCAGATCCTGGAGGCATCGTTGTCGCCCTCCACCAGCAGAGTTGTATGTGCGGCCCACAGCACACCTGGCAGGGCCGCACACAGATACAGCAACGAGAGAGAGCGCATTGTCCCTCCCTGGCTGCCTGGGGATACAGACGGGAGATGATGCTTGTTATGATCTGCAGCTTTTTGTAACcttattaaacaaaaaacacatattaagACCAACGCTATCCTTACTAAAGCCTCTCAATTGATTTCAATGCAGTCTGAAGGCTAAGGTGCACGTGCAGGCAGATCTAAAAGGACAGTGGGTTTTTGGCAGGTTTCTCCATCCCTGAACTAAATGGCCACTCAGTGTGATCCCAGAAAACAATTCAAAAAGTAAACAGCCTTTGTCTGGCTCATCACATGTGGAGATAATCGGCAAAGCAAGATCATTAGGAGGTAAACAGcgaacagacagagacagacaggctggcagggagacagacaggctgaaagacaaagagaggcaGGGAAAGAAATATTAATAGCCACAAACAGTGCGGTCTTTGCGAACGCGGTCCACATCAGATTTAGTCTCTTAATTGTGTGCCTTTTATCAGCTCATTACAATTACTCAAAGTGTATTTGTTAAATTACAAGTTAGAATACATTTATTCTTAAACATCCAGCATACATGACAGAAACAGCATTCATGTATCTACTAACTAAGGATATCTACTAAATTCAGAAgttcctgaaaacaaacaaagacaaaactgatTGCGTTTTTAGAAACTAAGTTTCAGACAAACGCCACTGCTTATGTGTTGCCTAGCCGAATCattcagacagaaaaatgataaaatacaacAGTATATGATACAATTtacccttcaaaataaaacactgacaaataataaaagtaaaaccaaataGGAGCCCAGAGGAAAGACGAA
The window above is part of the Anabas testudineus chromosome 17, fAnaTes1.2, whole genome shotgun sequence genome. Proteins encoded here:
- the selenop2 gene encoding selenoprotein Pb isoform X1, with amino-acid sequence MWVTGQREEAGSQGGTMRSLSLLYLCAALPGVLWAAHTTLLVEGDNDASRICKPAPHWEIRGRAPMNEVLGNVVVVALLKASUHFCLMQAASMKDLRDRLDRSNMTEVAFMIVNEREAHSRAMYWELKKRAPSDVPVYQQAIFQKDVWEVLDGDKDDFLVYDRCGLLTFHIVLPYSYLSQPYVEAAIRATYQKNICNCSANSTSSYDKNSTALQSVNQTTTSSTIQPDTKEVEIAPGTHSHIHNLHQHRHHHHDTSHREESEPHPDTTRKSPPASHHEHHTYPQHHHH
- the selenop2 gene encoding selenoprotein Pb isoform X2, which codes for MRSLSLLYLCAALPGVLWAAHTTLLVEGDNDASRICKPAPHWEIRGRAPMNEVLGNVVVVALLKASUHFCLMQAASMKDLRDRLDRSNMTEVAFMIVNEREAHSRAMYWELKKRAPSDVPVYQQAIFQKDVWEVLDGDKDDFLVYDRCGLLTFHIVLPYSYLSQPYVEAAIRATYQKNICNCSANSTSSYDKNSTALQSVNQTTTSSTIQPDTKEVEIAPGTHSHIHNLHQHRHHHHDTSHREESEPHPDTTRKSPPASHHEHHTYPQHHHH